A genomic window from Halorubrum trapanicum includes:
- a CDS encoding protein-glutamate O-methyltransferase CheR: MSESADDGETAFEGVLRQIDDTVPFEPGYYNESYLDRRITARMRRRDTESHAEYERILREDADERQALMDALTINVTEFFRNPEMWDVLRDVLRERTAEQRRVRVWSAPSADGREPYSVAMLACDDPEIDESRVEVLGSDISEEALDNAREGVYHTTRTTDIAEELEPLSDPDRYVERDGDTFRVREAPRRLVEFATHDLIRDGARDPFDVVLCRNLLIYIDVDHKAALFDTLEASLADDGVLVLGMTESVPPDRSDRYEPIDKRRRVFGRR; the protein is encoded by the coding sequence ATGAGCGAGTCCGCAGACGACGGCGAGACGGCGTTCGAAGGCGTCCTCCGCCAGATCGACGACACGGTGCCGTTCGAGCCGGGCTACTACAACGAGTCGTACCTCGACCGCCGGATCACGGCGCGGATGCGCCGGCGAGACACGGAGTCGCACGCCGAGTACGAGCGCATCCTGCGCGAGGACGCCGACGAGCGGCAGGCGCTGATGGACGCGCTCACGATCAACGTGACGGAGTTCTTCCGCAACCCGGAGATGTGGGACGTCCTCCGCGACGTGTTGCGCGAGCGGACCGCGGAGCAGCGGCGCGTCCGCGTCTGGTCGGCGCCCTCGGCGGACGGCCGCGAGCCGTACTCCGTCGCGATGTTAGCCTGCGACGACCCCGAGATCGACGAGTCGCGCGTGGAGGTGCTCGGCTCCGACATCAGCGAGGAGGCGCTCGACAACGCCCGCGAGGGCGTCTACCACACGACGCGGACGACCGACATCGCCGAGGAGCTCGAACCCCTCTCGGACCCGGACCGCTACGTCGAGCGCGACGGGGACACGTTCCGCGTCCGCGAGGCCCCTCGCCGGCTCGTCGAGTTCGCGACGCACGACCTGATCCGCGACGGCGCCCGCGACCCCTTCGACGTGGTGCTGTGCCGGAACCTGCTGATCTACATCGACGTCGACCACAAGGCGGCCCTGTTCGACACGCTGGAGGCGTCGCTGGCCGACGACGGCGTCCTCGTGTTGGGGATGACCGAGAGCGTCCCCCCGGACCGCTCCGACCGCTACGAACCGATCGACAAGCGACGGCGGGTGTTCGGGAGGCGCTGA
- a CDS encoding HEAT repeat domain-containing protein has protein sequence MSLYQHARDGNAERLRDALGSDSAAVRRRAAEFLGEIGEEDDQPTVDGLLRAATTDDDPEVRGAAVDALDEIGEAALEQLLEELTGGGGDSEAEWVTARKFARALKADRPELRMAAANALGRLDDASGLQALVGALDDGDARVRLRAAQACGTYADARAVPGLRERLDDEEPRVRRAAANALGTIGTDQALSPLLELLDDGDESIRRIAAGALGKASTPEPVEPLARALGDESAVVRNAAVYSVIELLSNVPTEQSHAVRDQVVSELKAADDATVVEPLVEILTEGQQSRQRRNAAWILGRVADPDTATAVEALADALADDDPQTAQFAATSLKSLGGPVVEDRLLDMLGPEHPEDARAKAVFVLGQIGGQETLNRLEEYADDDSQAVRKRVFSAVSKLRAGGP, from the coding sequence ATGTCGCTGTACCAGCACGCTCGGGACGGGAACGCGGAGCGACTCCGGGACGCGCTCGGCAGCGACAGCGCGGCCGTCCGGCGGCGCGCCGCGGAGTTCCTCGGCGAGATCGGCGAGGAGGACGACCAGCCGACGGTCGACGGGCTGCTCCGCGCGGCGACGACGGACGACGACCCCGAGGTCCGCGGCGCGGCGGTCGACGCGCTCGACGAGATCGGCGAGGCGGCGCTCGAACAGCTCCTCGAAGAGCTCACGGGCGGGGGCGGCGACTCGGAGGCGGAGTGGGTCACCGCGCGAAAGTTCGCCCGCGCGCTGAAGGCCGACCGTCCGGAGCTCCGGATGGCGGCGGCGAACGCGCTCGGGCGCCTCGACGACGCGAGCGGCCTCCAGGCGCTGGTCGGCGCGCTCGACGACGGGGACGCCCGCGTCCGGCTCCGCGCGGCGCAGGCATGCGGGACCTACGCCGACGCGCGCGCGGTCCCGGGGCTGCGCGAGCGGCTCGACGACGAGGAGCCGCGCGTCCGGCGGGCCGCCGCGAACGCGCTGGGGACGATCGGGACGGACCAGGCGCTGTCGCCGCTGCTCGAACTGCTCGACGACGGCGACGAGTCGATCCGACGGATCGCGGCCGGCGCGCTCGGGAAGGCCAGCACCCCGGAGCCGGTCGAGCCGCTCGCGCGGGCGCTCGGCGACGAGAGCGCCGTGGTGCGGAACGCGGCGGTGTACTCGGTGATCGAGCTGCTCTCGAACGTGCCGACCGAGCAGAGCCACGCCGTCCGCGACCAGGTGGTCTCGGAGCTGAAGGCGGCCGACGACGCGACCGTCGTCGAGCCGCTCGTCGAGATCCTCACCGAGGGCCAGCAGTCCCGCCAGCGCCGGAACGCGGCGTGGATCCTCGGTCGGGTGGCCGACCCGGACACGGCGACCGCGGTGGAGGCGCTCGCGGACGCGCTCGCGGACGACGACCCCCAGACCGCGCAGTTCGCGGCGACGAGCCTCAAGAGCCTCGGCGGCCCGGTCGTCGAGGACCGCCTGCTCGACATGCTGGGCCCCGAACACCCGGAGGACGCCCGCGCGAAGGCGGTGTTCGTCCTCGGGCAGATCGGCGGGCAGGAGACGCTCAACCGCCTCGAAGAGTACGCCGACGACGACAGCCAGGCCGTCAGAAAGCGCGTGTTCTCGGCCGTCTCGAAGCTGCGCGCGGGGGGTCCGTAA
- a CDS encoding CheF family chemotaxis protein gives MAQEEGEYKITDTQAKFAVAVREGRKVSDVSWTPGRVLLSNRRLILAGNDGKRTVPLSKLERLGGRHDANQSVARVSNYVSFDLGEQVLLVAAKDHEPFERDVYRALLDQKTVMVKHPAIEGGVVTDTEWEQARVKIDENGLNAALERGAFVKFDLDDISGLDAAKRTVNGDKKPVIEVSHTDDEGTSIETHVAGDPSRMRFVESWLRKGEERSSTNVDLSSRDREVLMALYSGVSPFEIPSFLGMDVDDVEETFERLVELEVVEEVRVRREVALNSRGRNIASEAMNEQ, from the coding sequence ATGGCGCAAGAGGAAGGCGAGTACAAGATCACCGACACGCAGGCGAAGTTCGCGGTCGCGGTCCGCGAGGGCCGGAAGGTGAGCGACGTCTCGTGGACGCCCGGCCGCGTCCTCCTCTCGAACCGGCGGCTCATCCTCGCCGGCAACGACGGGAAGCGGACCGTCCCGCTGTCGAAGCTGGAACGGCTCGGCGGCCGGCACGACGCGAACCAGTCCGTCGCGCGCGTCTCCAACTACGTGAGCTTCGACCTGGGCGAGCAGGTGTTACTCGTCGCCGCCAAGGACCACGAGCCGTTCGAGCGCGACGTCTACCGCGCGCTGCTCGACCAGAAGACCGTGATGGTGAAACACCCCGCCATCGAGGGCGGGGTCGTCACGGACACCGAGTGGGAGCAGGCCCGCGTGAAGATCGACGAGAACGGGCTCAACGCCGCCCTGGAGCGCGGCGCCTTCGTGAAGTTCGACCTCGACGACATCAGCGGGCTCGACGCCGCGAAGCGCACCGTCAACGGCGACAAGAAACCCGTCATCGAGGTGTCGCACACCGACGACGAGGGGACGAGCATCGAGACGCACGTCGCGGGCGACCCGAGCCGGATGCGGTTCGTCGAGTCGTGGCTGCGCAAGGGCGAGGAGCGGTCGTCGACGAACGTCGACCTCTCCAGCCGCGACCGCGAGGTGCTGATGGCCCTGTACTCCGGCGTCTCGCCGTTCGAGATCCCCTCGTTCCTCGGGATGGACGTCGACGACGTCGAGGAGACGTTCGAGCGGCTCGTCGAGCTCGAAGTGGTCGAGGAGGTGCGGGTCCGCCGCGAGGTCGCGCTCAACTCCCGCGGCCGCAACATCGCCAGCGAGGCGATGAACGAGCAGTAA
- a CDS encoding HAD family hydrolase, with translation MSYEAVLFDLDNTLYPYAPCNEAGKRAALDALRERGYDLDRDAFDDLYATGRRETKRETGGTAASHSRHVYFKRGLYRHAGDPDPAGALAAGDAYWNGYLAAMSLCDGVEAVLDALDAAGTDVAVVTNLTTRVQLRKLVRLGIDDRIDLLVTSEEVGREKPSALPFTAALAELDRRPSEALAVGDNVETDVAGANAVGLDSALFVADGDAPADADLSEGQRPDHRLDALADLTEAAA, from the coding sequence ATGAGCTACGAGGCAGTGCTTTTCGACCTCGACAACACGCTGTACCCGTACGCCCCGTGTAACGAGGCGGGCAAGCGGGCCGCGCTCGACGCCCTCCGCGAGCGCGGGTACGACCTCGACCGCGACGCGTTCGACGACCTGTACGCGACCGGGCGGCGGGAGACCAAACGGGAGACCGGCGGGACCGCCGCCTCGCACTCCAGGCACGTCTACTTCAAGCGCGGGCTGTACCGGCACGCCGGCGACCCCGACCCCGCGGGCGCGCTGGCGGCCGGCGACGCCTACTGGAACGGCTACCTCGCGGCGATGTCGCTCTGTGACGGCGTCGAGGCGGTCCTCGACGCGCTCGACGCGGCGGGGACCGACGTCGCGGTCGTGACGAACCTCACGACGCGGGTCCAGCTGCGGAAGCTCGTTCGCCTCGGAATCGACGACCGGATCGACCTGCTCGTCACCTCCGAGGAGGTCGGCCGCGAGAAGCCGAGCGCGCTCCCGTTCACGGCCGCGCTCGCCGAGCTCGACCGCCGGCCGAGCGAGGCGCTGGCGGTCGGCGACAACGTCGAGACCGACGTCGCCGGCGCGAACGCCGTCGGGCTCGACTCCGCGCTGTTCGTCGCCGACGGGGACGCGCCCGCCGACGCGGACCTCTCCGAGGGGCAGCGGCCGGACCACCGGCTCGACGCGCTCGCCGACCTGACGGAGGCGGCGGCGTGA
- a CDS encoding class II aldolase/adducin family protein, giving the protein MTPDGSGGGGSRSAGGSGRDANPDLLREAREAVVEYAPALADLTPGRTGNLSVRDGDRVAVTPTGVPYDSFDAADVPVVSLAGERLAGRMAPSSEVPMHTGIYQHDRPGAIVHTHSPWATTMATLGRKLPPIHYMIAAVGREVPLADYAPYGTEELAANVVAAMAEADSDAAILANHGLVVTGPDVETAVENTRHVEDICRLYLRASAVGEPHVLTDEQMATVEERFESYGQQPDAE; this is encoded by the coding sequence GTGACCCCCGACGGCTCCGGCGGCGGCGGCTCCCGCTCCGCAGGCGGTTCCGGCCGGGACGCGAACCCGGACCTCCTCCGGGAGGCGCGTGAAGCGGTCGTCGAGTACGCACCGGCGCTCGCGGACCTGACGCCCGGGCGGACCGGGAACCTGAGCGTCCGCGACGGCGACCGGGTCGCGGTCACGCCCACCGGCGTCCCCTACGACTCCTTCGACGCGGCGGACGTGCCCGTGGTGTCGCTGGCGGGCGAGCGGCTGGCCGGGCGGATGGCGCCGTCGAGCGAGGTGCCGATGCACACGGGAATTTATCAACACGACCGGCCGGGCGCGATCGTCCACACCCACTCGCCGTGGGCGACGACGATGGCGACGCTCGGTCGGAAGCTCCCCCCGATCCACTACATGATCGCCGCCGTGGGCCGGGAGGTGCCGCTCGCCGACTACGCGCCGTACGGCACCGAGGAGCTGGCCGCGAACGTCGTCGCCGCGATGGCCGAGGCGGACTCGGACGCCGCAATCTTAGCGAACCACGGGCTCGTCGTCACCGGGCCGGACGTGGAGACGGCGGTGGAGAACACCCGCCACGTCGAGGACATCTGTCGGCTCTACCTGCGCGCGTCCGCCGTCGGCGAGCCGCACGTGCTCACCGACGAGCAGATGGCGACGGTGGAGGAGCGGTTCGAGAGCTACGGCCAGCAGCCGGACGCGGAGTGA
- a CDS encoding ribose 1,5-bisphosphate isomerase, whose translation MTDTEPAPAVRETAESIATMEIRGAATIASAAAEALAEQAEAAAEADATASDPEAFRASLRAAARTLRETRPTAVSLPNALRYVLQRMEGDSVDRLRRSVVDASEAFVDQLDRAQEDLGQVGANRLADGDTVMTHCHSTDALACIEAAVEQGKSISAVVKETRPRQQGHITAEQLRDAGVPVTLIVDSAARRYLDEVDHVVVGADSIAADGGVINKIGTSGLAVNARERGVPIMTAAQTIKLHPETLTGHTVEIEMRDEAEVIAPEAREAIGEIDVENPAFDVTPPRYMDAIVTEQGQFPPESIVTLMRELFGEGAAEPWAEP comes from the coding sequence ATGACAGACACCGAGCCGGCGCCGGCGGTCCGCGAGACCGCCGAGTCGATCGCGACCATGGAGATCCGCGGCGCGGCGACCATCGCCTCCGCGGCCGCCGAGGCCCTCGCCGAGCAGGCGGAGGCGGCGGCCGAGGCGGACGCGACCGCGAGCGACCCCGAGGCGTTCCGCGCGTCGCTGCGCGCCGCGGCCCGGACGCTCCGCGAGACGCGCCCGACCGCGGTGTCGCTGCCGAACGCCCTCCGGTACGTCCTCCAGCGGATGGAGGGCGACTCGGTCGACCGACTCCGCCGAAGCGTCGTCGACGCGAGCGAGGCGTTCGTCGACCAGCTCGACCGCGCGCAGGAGGACCTCGGGCAGGTCGGCGCGAACCGCCTCGCCGACGGCGACACGGTGATGACCCACTGCCACTCCACCGACGCCCTGGCGTGCATCGAGGCGGCCGTCGAGCAGGGGAAGTCGATCTCGGCGGTCGTCAAGGAGACGCGCCCGCGCCAGCAGGGCCACATCACCGCCGAACAGCTCCGCGACGCCGGCGTCCCCGTCACGCTCATCGTCGACTCCGCGGCGCGGCGCTACCTCGACGAGGTCGACCACGTCGTCGTCGGCGCTGACTCGATCGCCGCCGACGGCGGCGTGATCAACAAGATCGGCACCTCGGGGCTCGCGGTCAACGCCCGCGAGCGCGGCGTCCCGATCATGACCGCCGCGCAGACGATCAAGCTCCACCCGGAGACGCTGACGGGCCACACCGTCGAGATCGAGATGCGCGACGAGGCCGAGGTGATCGCTCCCGAGGCCCGCGAGGCGATCGGCGAGATCGACGTCGAGAACCCCGCGTTCGACGTGACGCCGCCGCGATACATGGACGCGATCGTCACCGAGCAGGGGCAGTTCCCCCCGGAGAGCATCGTGACGCTGATGCGCGAGCTGTTCGGCGAGGGCGCCGCCGAGCCGTGGGCGGAGCCATGA
- a CDS encoding carbohydrate kinase family protein, translating to MSGRDGAPDDGDRSDASVDGERPDDGTEVDDGEGVGDWDETVAAWDREVDEWEEAPDGGTEGRVDGDGPDADGTGDGPDEVDPAVDRDPDLTPGDADRVPKVVSAGHINWDVTIHVDSLPEPDGETRIDRLEQSGGGSAANVAVGLVDLGGQSVVYGSVGGDESGALALRELASAGVDPGQVLVDADEPTSVKYVIVDGGGELLMLANDGANESFSAAGLDRDTLAAADHLHLTGQQPETAAALATAAAEAGATRSFDPGRRVADRDFEAALHASDVLFLNDREADALEAATDVDPWEPDDRVVAIKLGDEGATVRTPHGSVSHPGFDVDPVDTTGAGDAFAAGFLAAALRESEITGDGFSHDPRDYQVPILVGNACGAVATESVTARTDLSWERVRERMGESPESDLLIEVRA from the coding sequence ATGAGCGGGCGCGACGGCGCTCCGGATGACGGCGATCGCTCCGACGCCTCTGTCGACGGCGAGCGACCCGACGACGGTACCGAGGTCGACGACGGCGAGGGCGTCGGCGACTGGGACGAGACGGTCGCGGCGTGGGACCGCGAGGTCGACGAGTGGGAGGAGGCCCCGGACGGCGGCACCGAAGGGCGGGTCGACGGCGACGGGCCGGACGCCGACGGAACCGGCGACGGGCCGGACGAGGTCGACCCCGCGGTCGACCGCGACCCCGACCTGACCCCGGGCGACGCCGACCGCGTGCCGAAGGTCGTCTCGGCGGGCCACATCAACTGGGACGTGACGATCCACGTCGACAGCCTGCCCGAGCCGGACGGGGAGACGCGGATCGACCGGCTCGAACAGTCCGGCGGGGGCAGCGCCGCGAACGTCGCGGTCGGGCTCGTCGATCTGGGCGGCCAGTCGGTCGTCTACGGCAGCGTCGGCGGCGACGAGTCCGGCGCGCTGGCGCTGCGCGAGCTCGCCAGCGCCGGCGTCGACCCCGGGCAGGTGCTGGTCGACGCCGACGAGCCCACCTCGGTGAAGTACGTCATCGTCGACGGCGGCGGCGAGCTGCTCATGCTCGCGAACGACGGCGCCAACGAGTCGTTCTCCGCGGCCGGGCTCGACCGCGACACGCTCGCGGCCGCCGACCACCTCCACCTCACGGGACAGCAGCCCGAGACCGCGGCGGCGCTCGCGACCGCGGCCGCGGAGGCGGGCGCGACGCGGAGCTTCGACCCCGGCCGCCGCGTCGCGGACCGCGATTTCGAGGCCGCGCTCCACGCGAGCGACGTGCTATTTTTAAATGACCGCGAGGCCGACGCGCTCGAAGCGGCGACCGACGTCGACCCGTGGGAGCCGGACGACCGCGTCGTCGCGATCAAGCTCGGCGACGAGGGCGCCACGGTGCGGACGCCGCACGGGAGCGTCTCGCACCCGGGGTTCGACGTCGACCCCGTCGACACGACCGGCGCGGGCGACGCCTTCGCGGCCGGGTTCCTCGCGGCCGCGCTCCGGGAGTCGGAGATCACCGGCGACGGGTTCTCGCACGACCCGCGCGACTACCAGGTGCCGATCCTGGTCGGCAACGCCTGCGGCGCGGTCGCGACCGAGTCGGTGACCGCGCGCACCGACCTCTCGTGGGAGCGCGTGCGGGAGCGGATGGGCGAGTCGCCCGAGTCGGACCTCCTCATCGAAGTCCGGGCCTGA
- a CDS encoding asparaginase, with protein MTETDRRGRSEDPNAPTGDDRGRPAARADGGRSRVAVIACGGTIASEPGDDGAAPEKTGDDLVEAVPAVSDHARVTTREVCSQPGFDVRWRDVLATAAAAHDAVGGADGEPADGVVVTHGTDTLADTAFALDILTDLDAPVVVTGAQRRLDEPSSDAPANLALAVRAAADRRFAPGVHVAFDDELHAARDVVKGHSNALSTMTSPGTGPVATFTRAASRVVRTPARGVPIDPLADAIDDPADVPEVPVVHSGTGVGAGALERALDAGVGGVVVEGTGLGNVTGALGDAIAGAVDSVPVVVAGRPPAGPTEPVYGTPGGAVTLADHGVTFAGDLPAAKARVALALGLAAGLDAEGIEALFESA; from the coding sequence ATGACCGAGACCGATCGCCGCGGCCGAAGCGAGGACCCGAACGCACCCACCGGCGACGACCGAGGGCGCCCCGCCGCGCGCGCCGACGGCGGCCGCTCGCGCGTGGCGGTCATCGCCTGCGGCGGCACCATCGCCTCGGAGCCGGGCGACGACGGCGCGGCCCCCGAGAAGACGGGCGACGACCTCGTCGAGGCGGTGCCGGCCGTGAGCGACCACGCGCGGGTGACGACCAGAGAGGTGTGTTCACAGCCCGGGTTCGACGTCCGGTGGCGGGACGTGCTCGCGACGGCGGCGGCCGCGCACGACGCGGTCGGCGGGGCGGACGGCGAGCCCGCGGACGGCGTCGTCGTCACCCACGGGACGGACACGCTCGCCGACACCGCGTTCGCGCTCGATATCCTCACCGACCTCGACGCGCCCGTCGTCGTCACGGGCGCGCAGCGGCGGCTCGACGAGCCCTCCAGCGACGCCCCCGCGAACCTCGCGCTCGCGGTTCGAGCGGCCGCCGACCGTCGGTTCGCGCCGGGCGTCCACGTCGCGTTCGACGACGAGCTCCACGCCGCCCGCGACGTCGTGAAGGGCCACAGCAACGCGCTGTCGACGATGACCTCGCCGGGGACGGGCCCGGTCGCGACGTTCACCAGAGCCGCCTCGCGCGTCGTCCGGACGCCCGCCCGCGGCGTACCGATCGACCCGCTCGCGGACGCGATCGACGACCCCGCGGACGTGCCCGAGGTCCCGGTGGTCCACTCGGGGACCGGCGTCGGCGCGGGGGCGCTCGAACGCGCGCTGGACGCGGGCGTCGGCGGCGTCGTCGTCGAGGGGACCGGCCTCGGGAACGTCACCGGCGCGCTCGGCGACGCGATCGCCGGCGCGGTCGACTCCGTGCCGGTCGTCGTCGCCGGCCGCCCGCCGGCCGGACCGACGGAGCCGGTGTACGGGACGCCCGGCGGCGCCGTCACGCTCGCGGACCACGGGGTGACGTTCGCCGGGGACCTCCCGGCGGCGAAGGCGCGCGTCGCGCTCGCGCTCGGCCTCGCCGCCGGCCTCGACGCCGAGGGGATCGAGGCGCTGTTCGAATCGGCGTGA